The Rhabdothermincola sediminis region CCCCGGGCTGCTGTCCGACCCTCACTGAAGCCACACCGGCGCCGCCGATCGGCAAGGATGCAGGTGTGGAAGCCGCAGGAACCGAACCGGAGAGCGTACGGAGCTGGGAAGCGCGCGGACGGCGGGAGGTGCTCGCCGGTCACGAGGTGTTCGTGATCGACGCCGCTCCCACCGAGATCGAGAGCGGGCCCCCGCTGCTGGTGCTGCACGGCTTTCCCACCTCGTCGTTCGACTGGCGCCACGTCCTTCCAGCGATCAACCGCCACCGGCGGGTGCTGCTGCTCGACTTCGTGGGGTACGGGCTGTCCTCCAAGCCGGATCTCGCCTACACGATGGCCCTGCAGGCAGACGTGGCCCAGGCGTTCGTCGAGTCTCGTGGCCTCGAGGGCATCAGCCTGGTCACCAACGACATGGGGGACACGGTGGGCGGTGAGCTGCTCGCCCGCTCGCTGGAGGGCACCCTGCCGTTCGAGATCCTGCGCCGGGTCATCACCAACGGGAGCATCTACATCGAGATGGCGAACCTGTCCGACGGTCAGTTGTTCCTGCTCGCCCTGCCGGACGAGCGGCTGGCCAGCCCCTTCGACCCCGAAGGCACCGGGTTCCGAGCGGGCCTCACCCGGGTGTTCTCGGCCGAGCACCCGGCCAGCGACGAGGAGCTGGACGCCCAGTGGTGGCTCACCCGCCGCGAAGGTGGGGACCAACTCCTCCCCCGCCTGATCCGCTACATCGAGGAGCGCCGAGCGAACGAGGGGCGGTTCACCGGTGCCATCGAGGAGCACCCGTCACCCCTCACCGTCCTGTGGGGCGACCAGGACCCGATCGCGGTGTACGCGATGGCCGAGCGGCTGGTCGCGGCCCGCCCGGATGCCACGTTGGTCCGGTTGGAAGGTGTCGGCCACCTGCCGATGATCGAGACCCCCGCCGCGGTCGCCCGAGCAATCCTGGCCGGGACCTGAGCCGTGACGAGAGGAGCGCGATGAGCGAGCTCCGGGGAGACCAGGCGGTCCCGGCGTCGCCGATCTGGGACCTTGCGGACGCCTACGTCGAGCGCTCCTGCGAGCTGGACCCCATCAAGGCCACCGCCATCGGCGTGCCCGGCTACGACGACCGGCTGACCGACTACTCCCCCGACGGGGTGGAGGAGCGGGTGGCACTCGACCGCGACACCCTCACCCGGTTGGCGGCGATCGAACCCGCCGGCGGGCGCGACCGCATCGCGGCGGCGTTCATGACGGAGCGGCTCGGCACCTCCCTGGCATTCGCCGACGCGAGCGAGCACCTACGGGCGCTGCGCAACATCGCCAGCCCGCTGCAGTCCATCCGACAGGTCTTCGATCTGATGGGCCGAGCCTCGATCACCGACTGGGAGCTGATCGCCCGGCGGATGGAAGCCGTGCCAGCCGCGCTCGCCAGCCTCCGGGCGAGCCTGGCGGAGGGTCTCACCCGGGATCTCACCGCGGCCCGGCGGCAGGCCCTCGAAGCCGCGAAGCAAGCTCAGGCCTGGGCCGGCACCGGCGACCGACCATCCTTCTTCGAAGGCCTGCTCGCCTCGGTCGATCCCGACCTCGGGCTGCCGGCGGAGCTGCGCACCGAGCTCGACCAGGCAGCGCTCGAGGCGGCGATGGCCTTCGGGGAGATGGCCGGCTGGCTGCGAGACACCTACGCCCCGCAGGCTTCGGAGCGCGACGCGGTGGGTGCCGACCGCTACGCGCTGTTCGCCCGCGGGTCGCTCGGCGCCGACATCGACCTGCTCGAGACCTACGAGTGGGGCTGGGACGAGCTGGCCCGCCTCGAAGCCGAGATGGTCGAGGTCTGCCGGGTGATCGGCGCCGGGTCCACCATCGCCGAGACGATCGAGTGGCTCGAGACCCGCAGCGACCTGGCCATCGAGGGCGAGGACGCGCTCCGCGCCTGGCTGCAGGACCTCATGGACCGCACGATCGACGAGCTCGACGGGGTGCACTTCGACATCCCCGGTCCCGTCAGGCGGGTCGAGGCCATGATCGCACCCCCCGGCGGGGCCGCGGCGATGTACTACACGGGGCCCTCGGAGGACTTCAGCCGCCCGGGCCGCACCTGGTACCCCACGCTCGGCAAGACCCGGTTCCCGCTCTGGGGCGAGGTGTCGATCGCCTACCACGAAGGCGTGCCCGGCCATCACCTCCAGATCGGGCAGGTGCGGTACCTGCGTGACCGGCTCAATCGCTTCCAGCGCACCTCGGGGGTGTCGGGGCACGCCGAGGGCTGGGCGCTGTACGCCGAACGCCTGATGGAGGAGCTCGGGTACCTCGATCGGCCGGAGTACCGGCTCGGGTACCTGCGAGCCCAGGCCATGCGAGCCGTCCGGGTGATCGTCGACATCGGCATGCACCTAGAGCTGGCGATCCCGAGGGGTCAGGACTTCCATCCGGGAGAGCAGTGGACCCCGGAGCTGGGGCAGCTCTTCGTGAACGAGCGATCCCGCTTCCCGCTCGACTTCATGGCCAGCGAGATCGTGCGGTACCTCGGTTGGCCCGCTCAGGCCATCAGCTACAAGGTGGGAGAGCGGGTGTGGCTCAGAGCCAGGGATGAGGTGCGCCGCCAGCTCGGGGCCGGCTTCGACCTCAAGTCCTTCCACCGGTTCGCGCTCGACCTGGGGCCGATCGGCCTCGACCTGCTCCACGACGAGCTCGTCCGCTTCGGGGCCGAGACCCGACCGTGAGGTGCCGCCACCTCACGTCCCACCCCGCTCAGGGCCGAGGCCGGAAGCGGGGGATGCCATGGCCCGAGGCCGACCGGTCGAACACCACCTCCACCGGCTGGCCGATGGTCACGTCACCGGGGTCGCAGCCGACGATGTTCGTGAGCACCCGGGGCCCTTCATCGAGCTCCACCTGCGCGATCACGTACGGCACCACCTTCCGCCAGGGCTCCGGGGCCTGCCGGACCACGGTGAAGCTGTAGACGGTGCCCTGGCCGCTGGCTTCGAACCACGAGATGGACGAGCGGTGGCACTCGGGGCAGAAGCGGCGCGGGTACCAGATCACCGTGCCACAGCTGTCGCAGCGCGGCAGGACCAGCCGCCCCTCGGCGGTCGCACGCCAGAACGGCTCCGTCTCGAGAGTGGTCACCGGTTCGGGCGCGGGCAGCTCGCTCATGCGGCGGGCCTCCCGAGGATGAGCGTCGCCGCACCCGATCGGGTGGCGAGCGACCCACCGGTCCCGTGGACGAGCGCCAGCTCGCAGTCCGGCACCTGCAACGCGGGGTGAGCCTCGCCGCGGAGCTGGCGCACCGCCTCGATGATCTTGGTCATACCACCCCGGTTCCCGGGATGGTTGTTGCACAGGCCACCGCCGTCGGTGTTGAACGGCAGCCGACCGTGCGGTGCCTCGAGCGCGCCGTCGGCCACGAAGGCGCCTCCTCGGCCCTTCTCGCAGAACCCGAGATCCTCGATGGTCACCACCACGGTGATGGTGAAGCTGTCGTAGATCGACGCGTAGTCGATGTCGCGGGGCGTGACACCAGCCTCGGCGAAGGCGAGTGGTCCGGAGCGCACCGCCCCGGTCGTGATCAGATCGGCACGACCGTTGCGGGTGTGCTTGGCGGTCTCACCGTGACCGAGCACCTCGACCGTCTGGCGAGGCAGGGCACGGGCCACCTCGGGGCTCACCACTACCACCGCCCCACCGCCGTCGGTCACCACGCAGCAGTCCAGCAGGTGCAGCGGGTCGCAGATCAGCCGTGACTCGAGGACCTCCTCCACCGTCACTTCCTGGGGAAGGAAGGCGTGCGGGTTGTGCTTGGCATGCCGGGACGCAGCGACTTTCACCCACGCGAGCTGCTCGCTGGTGGTGCCGAACTCGAACATGTGGCGCTGGGCCACCAGGGCGTACTGGGAGACCGGCCCGGTGAAGCCCCACAACCACTCGAACCCGGTCTCGGGACCTTCCGTGCCGCGCCCGGCGACTCGCCCCCGGT contains the following coding sequences:
- a CDS encoding alpha/beta fold hydrolase, which gives rise to MLAGHEVFVIDAAPTEIESGPPLLVLHGFPTSSFDWRHVLPAINRHRRVLLLDFVGYGLSSKPDLAYTMALQADVAQAFVESRGLEGISLVTNDMGDTVGGELLARSLEGTLPFEILRRVITNGSIYIEMANLSDGQLFLLALPDERLASPFDPEGTGFRAGLTRVFSAEHPASDEELDAQWWLTRREGGDQLLPRLIRYIEERRANEGRFTGAIEEHPSPLTVLWGDQDPIAVYAMAERLVAARPDATLVRLEGVGHLPMIETPAAVARAILAGT
- a CDS encoding DUF885 domain-containing protein; amino-acid sequence: MSELRGDQAVPASPIWDLADAYVERSCELDPIKATAIGVPGYDDRLTDYSPDGVEERVALDRDTLTRLAAIEPAGGRDRIAAAFMTERLGTSLAFADASEHLRALRNIASPLQSIRQVFDLMGRASITDWELIARRMEAVPAALASLRASLAEGLTRDLTAARRQALEAAKQAQAWAGTGDRPSFFEGLLASVDPDLGLPAELRTELDQAALEAAMAFGEMAGWLRDTYAPQASERDAVGADRYALFARGSLGADIDLLETYEWGWDELARLEAEMVEVCRVIGAGSTIAETIEWLETRSDLAIEGEDALRAWLQDLMDRTIDELDGVHFDIPGPVRRVEAMIAPPGGAAAMYYTGPSEDFSRPGRTWYPTLGKTRFPLWGEVSIAYHEGVPGHHLQIGQVRYLRDRLNRFQRTSGVSGHAEGWALYAERLMEELGYLDRPEYRLGYLRAQAMRAVRVIVDIGMHLELAIPRGQDFHPGEQWTPELGQLFVNERSRFPLDFMASEIVRYLGWPAQAISYKVGERVWLRARDEVRRQLGAGFDLKSFHRFALDLGPIGLDLLHDELVRFGAETRP
- a CDS encoding Zn-ribbon domain-containing OB-fold protein, whose protein sequence is MSELPAPEPVTTLETEPFWRATAEGRLVLPRCDSCGTVIWYPRRFCPECHRSSISWFEASGQGTVYSFTVVRQAPEPWRKVVPYVIAQVELDEGPRVLTNIVGCDPGDVTIGQPVEVVFDRSASGHGIPRFRPRP
- a CDS encoding thiolase domain-containing protein gives rise to the protein MRSGGVAHIAGVFEHPRREIPDRTLAEIHAEVAAGALADAGLGFEDVDGFLCDSMAPGWSPLSMAEYLGLDHLSYFESTESGGSSYLQHVGHAAAAIAAGTCRVALITLAGTPRSDRGRVAGRGTEGPETGFEWLWGFTGPVSQYALVAQRHMFEFGTTSEQLAWVKVAASRHAKHNPHAFLPQEVTVEEVLESRLICDPLHLLDCCVVTDGGGAVVVVSPEVARALPRQTVEVLGHGETAKHTRNGRADLITTGAVRSGPLAFAEAGVTPRDIDYASIYDSFTITVVVTIEDLGFCEKGRGGAFVADGALEAPHGRLPFNTDGGGLCNNHPGNRGGMTKIIEAVRQLRGEAHPALQVPDCELALVHGTGGSLATRSGAATLILGRPAA